In the Pongo abelii isolate AG06213 chromosome 9, NHGRI_mPonAbe1-v2.0_pri, whole genome shotgun sequence genome, AAAAATAGATAACATGTTCTAGGAAAGGGAACAGAAAAGTTAGGGAGAAGCCAAGTGATGGGACTTCCTTCAGTATAACATGGAAAACATGGCCCTGAAACGAGTGGCCCTGTTTGGAGAGGAGGTCCAGCATAATGGTTTAAGAAAATCAGACATGCTTGATATTGAATTTCAGTTCTGACTTATGTTAATGATTTAACTAAGGAAAGTTCCTTTCCtctgtgaacctcagtttcctaattttaaaacattgaaaataataatacctcCTACTTCACAGGTTTGgggagaaaattaaatgaaataatgtaaaataatgaaaataaaaagtactcAGCCCTCTCTACCATGAgttaaatgcttaataaatattagcattTATTATGATCATAATTATCATCTTCATTGTCATCTTCAGCATAATCATATATAACCTTTTATAGTCATTGTAAAATGCTCTTTTTAGATTATAAAACTGAAATGTCTTCTTCAGAAAATTTGTATACGGCAAAGATAGATAAATCGATATAGaaaataagattatatataacagctgtttttcttttgatacaaatatttatagcctTTTACATAGTGATTGTTCTGTACATAATTTTGCTTAttgtttttatgtaatattttgctAACACAGTTTCCTAAgcatttaaatgtcattttaataatagtGTATCAAGTGAATATGGTTTgatttatgtaacatttttattCTAGACATTTTGTGTGCTTACATTCTTAAAATTACGAACAATAACacaattaaattataatattcaCTTATTAAATagttcaacacatatttattgatcaCTGACCTAGGAGATGGATTTAGAACTGTgagcaaacaggaaaaaaattttgcCACAAGTAGCTTACatcctaaatttttaatttatcatttatttaggaCAGTTTTTTAGAAGTGGCATTTTGAGACACAGAGCATGAATATTTTCAAGtcttttgatatattttgtttataaaaggcaaattaaattatgttttcattCTGGTATGTGAAAAACCTCTTTTACCACATACTTAACAGCacagatattaatttttttttttttttgagaaggagtctcactctgtcacccaagctggagtgcagtggcatgatctcggctcactgcaagctccaccttctgggttcacgccattctcctgcctcagcctctcgagtagctgggactacaggtgcccgccaccacacccagctaattttttgtatttttagtagaggctgggtttcaccgtgttagccaggatggtctcgatctcctgacctcgtgatccacccgccttggcctcccagagtgctgggattacaggcatgagccaccgcgcccagccagatatTGATTGTTAACGCTATTCTTCAATATTCGTTTAGtaacaaattaaaatatgttcatttgcattttaaatttgagTAAGGTAGAAGTTTTCAAATATGTTATTACCTGTATGTATTTCCtaatttgaaaagaatgaaatttagaTGTCAGTGGTCTATTTGTTAATAAGAGGCAAAATGGGAATTCAATGCTAATCTAAATCCAAATCCTATATTTTTTATAACCCGTTCTACCAAATGAGATCTATAGAATAGGAATTTCCTCTCAACATCGAGAAGAATATTCTAAGTCTCGGAACTGCTATTGAGTAATGTGGCCTACTATGTGGATGTAAATTAAAGTTTAGAATGGAACCTATGTTTAAGGAGTGCCAGCCTGTAAGGTTGGAGAAACTGCTGGGTTCCAGAGGGCCTCCCAAGCCTGAGAGTCTGACAGCACCCACACATACAAACAGGAGATaccacacaaatatacacaagaAACtgcacaaacatacatacatatttttagagTTTGGTTCTTTTCTAAATTTCACtttgtaattttgtttgttttcctttttatttttgaaacggggtctcacttggtcacccaggcggtagtgtgattatggctcactgcagcctcaactcctgggctcaagcattcttcccacctcagcctccaaagtagctgagactgcagacatgcaccaccacacatggctaattttaattttttttgtagagatagggtcttgctatattattcaggctggtctcaaactcctggattcaagtaatcTTCTTGCCTGAAgttgggctcaaactcctggccttcagcaatcctcccaccttggtctcccaaagtgctgggattacagcataagccaccgtgcctggcctcatggtAATTTTAACCTGTAGGAGAATGGGTGGGAGGATCCAGAGGGCCTGAGTAAAGTAGAACTGGGACAATGAAGACACCACCTTGATGGATGCCAGCAGAAAGGTGTCTTCTTGGGCTTCTGAATGTGAAGAGGAGGAGTTCCTTGAGACAAGGAGAGAACTTCTGTTAGCTCTGGATCCCACTTTATGTATCTATATGTCCACgcatacatttaatatttattgagtatatagCATGTGCTAGgtattgtatttatatacatttactgGTGAGCAAGACATGCATAATTCCTCCAAGGATCTTGATTTAGTCATTCTAatggacacatgcacacaccttcATAAACAGGACATTACTGTGTGACAAATGTTACAACAGGAAATGCAGGGCACTGTGGAAGGAAACTGATGGAGCATTTGGTGCTCCACCATTGGAAAGGGAggagctatctgtgaaaatgtcctTGAGGAAGCAACTTCAAAGCTGAGACCCCTGCAAGGATTGCATTTAGTCACTCGTAGGGACAGGCTGATCAGCCAATGTAAAGTTTATTTCCTCCTGAGCAATGGGATTGTGACTTCAATATGTTTGTGAGAGTTTCCTTGGCTGAAGCTTTCTGACGTTACATGTCATTGTTCAATATCACACAACTAAAACACCTACAAGGAAACACTGACTTTAGCTTAATGTCAGACTTGAGGTTGTAAGGTAAAATCAAAGATGAGAGGAGTCAAGGATAGGGTCAAAGTCTCTTCTTCTAGAGGAATATGGTCAGGAGAGAGCACAACCTCAGAAATTTGGGGGGGTGTTGCTTGAAACAGGTGTTGAGGAAGAATGCAGGAGTTCTGAGGTTTCTGATGTGACTTGGGAGTCTGAAAGTTACTGCTGACCAGGATagaaaaagatgagaagaaaCTTGGCCAGGTAGAGAAGATGGAAGCAGTCCCAAGGAACCATGGAAGGAGGTGTATTTCCGGAAGTGAGTTAGAGCAAATGGCATTTACCTGGTCTCTGCCAGGCTCTCCTCTGGGTGCTCTGgtatttattgttctttttagtttttatttagtttcattttagttttagttACATTGATGATGACCTTCAATAAAGTTGCCTTCTGGATAGCTTTGATGCTACCAAAAATGCCAGTTCTCAGCTGTAGGAGGAGGCGTTAAAATTTAAGCAAGAGAAGTTCAGTTTTTTTAAGCCACAACTCCAGAAATAAATTTGCCCATATTTTATTTAGGACAGGGGCAAAAAATCCTTAAGAGCATGCTATATACTCAATACTCCAAATTTTCAGTCCAATTTGGGGCCTTCTTATAGGCCCCTAGGGGGAGTTTTAGCCCCAGGACTCAGAACTGGTCTTTTTAAGACCTAGGAACTTGATAATGGCACGGTGGATCTCCTTGGTCTTAATACTGTATATGATTGGGTTAAGCATGGGAGGCACAAAAAGGTAGACATTGGCCATAAGAAGATGAATAGCAGGTGGGGCATGCTTCCCAAAACGGTGCACCAGGGACAGCCCCATCATGGGCACAAAGAATACTAGCACAGCACAGAGATGAGCGGTGCATGTCTGAAAGGCACGGCACTGCTCCTCTTGGGAGGCCAGGCCTGCTACTGTGTGAAGGATGAGTCCATAGGACAGTGCGATGAGCACCAGGTCCAGCATCACAGTGAAAACTACCACCATCAGTCCATAGAGATTATTGAAGGTGGTATCTGTGCAGGCCAGCTGTATCACTTCCTGGTGCAGGCAAAATGAGTGGGAGAGAGGACCACAGATCCACAGTAGGGAAAAGCCTTCAGGAGGAGGACAATAGGGATAGTGCCACAGGTCCCTGGAAGATGACAATTAGGCCTGCCCTGACCACTCGCTGGCCAGTGATAATGACCGAATACCTCAGCGGCTGGCAGATGGCCACAAAGCAGTCAAAGGACATGATGAGGAGCACTGAGGACTCCATGAAGGAAAATGAGTGGATGCAGAACATCTGGATTTGACACGCTCCAAAGTAGATACTATGGGAGTTAAACCAGAAGATCCTCATAGTGGTGGGCAAGGTGGAAACACACAGCCCCAGGTCGGTGAGGGCCAGTAAGGATAGTAGATAGTACATGGGTGTGTGCAGACGAGGGTTGGTCTTAATAATGATCAGAATGAAACAATTGCCTGAGATGGCAACCATGTACATAAAGAAAAAGGGGATGAAAATCCAGTGTTTGATGCCTTCCAATCCAGGAAAGCTGGTGAGATAGAAAATGGGGCTAAACTGAGTAATGTTGGATAGCAGCATGAATTGAGGACTGAGTGAATATTGGGCTGACATTCCTCGGGGATTGAGCTGAAAATAAATGGAtatttctggttattaattcttCAGCTTCACTGACATTCACAACATCACAAGCAGTACCATGGTCATCACCTTTAGTATTATCTACTCCACCCTTATGAATTCCACCAATCTCACTACTTTACTGAACTTTCTTTGATAACATCGCCCTCACCAGTTTTCCTctgtatttctattatttcagTTCCTCTCTGCCTCTTTGCTGGTGTGTCTTTATTGCTCCACCCTTAAGTATAGTTCTTCCCGTCCTTGGCAATTTTTTGGCCatattctattatttcttcttaATGTCATCCACTCCCATGATTTCATTTACCATCCATATATtgataaataacaaatatataattcCAGAACTTGTCTTCCTCTCTTTTGATTTCCAGACTCTAGCAACATCTGTACTTTTCATTATCTCAGTGGCGCAAGTCAAATGTCACGTTTTATGTTAGACTTCTCCATATCACATCTCTCCATAGTATCTAATCAACCAATCACCAAGTCCTGGGGTTTCTGTTTACTGAATACCTCAAGTCTGTTTACTCACCGTCACCTTCATTGATGCTATTCTAATTTGGATCACTAATTTCAGGACTATTCCAGTGACTCATCTTTTGTACTACTCTATGCACTTGACTACTATATAGCAAGAGAGACATATACATAAACAAGTTTTTAATGAAgtaaaaaaggtttaaaatgaCATTCAAGACCCTACCTTATTTTCTCTCCGTGTATATTCTATTTTCTTATCTATCCTAATTTTCTCTGTATATTCAGTGTTAATGACACTAAACAATTCTTCCAATTTATCTAGTATTCTTGCTCATAGGtaaacatttgtattttcattcttcctggaataaaaacattttttcctaaaa is a window encoding:
- the LOC100435922 gene encoding LOW QUALITY PROTEIN: olfactory receptor 51M1 (The sequence of the model RefSeq protein was modified relative to this genomic sequence to represent the inferred CDS: inserted 1 base in 1 codon; deleted 2 bases in 1 codon) codes for the protein MSAQYSLSPQFMLLSNITQFSPIFYLTSFPGLEGIKHWIFIPFFFMYMVAISGNCFILIIIKTNPRLHTPMYYLLSLLALTDLGLCVSTLPTTMRIFWFNSHSIYFGACQIQMFCIHSFSFMESSVLLIMSFDCFVAICQPLRYSVIITGQRVVRAGLIVIFQGPVXTIPIVLLLKAFPYCGSVVLSHSFCLHQEVIQLACTDTTFNNLYGLMVVVFTVMLDLVLIALSYGLILHTVAGLASQEEQCRAFQTCTAHLCAVLVFFVPMMGLSLVHRFGKHAPPAIHLLMANVYLFVPPMLNPIIYSIKTKEIHRAIIKFLGLKKTSSESWG